A single genomic interval of Actinomadura rubteroloni harbors:
- a CDS encoding helix-turn-helix transcriptional regulator, translating to MLIERDTESEELADALSAAADGTGGMVLVTGPVGSGKTEFLSAFAGHAVRAGAVAVRATGSAAERNVPLAVIHQLTSDIPSDKAAAIGLRRLLSTARDGVHDLTFSRTGAITPPAANLFIDVWEHILRLADQTPLVIQVDDVQHIDDASLHCLLFCARRLSSARVLLVLADSGQSRQLSTMLQAEAAHLPNYRSLRLAPLTPRGTARVLSRHLGVPAPPRLVAACHALTGGNVSLVRAIAADCANARGRPADEPVIGAAFRSTVHANVRRCGDATVQVAALLAVLGGLATRRLLTKALAADPMAIAQDLDTLEAMGLTEGERIRRPAVGAAVLESFSAETRAGLHRQAAVLLHDVGGPATVIADHLLAAGSIDASWAGGILEEAADAALDAGDHHRAIEFLRLAAQRHGAGGRQYEIIAKVMLIERQHDPRSAIRHLPTLVDAHRLGRLGDRTALELVDALTWDGQYASASKILRQMTAPGTRHDPETVSWLHVTRYRARHTFPVLRQSLREVQETDVRHVSTAERAAAALTRVLARDNEAEAADQAELILTMPPVADYTTSAIKMAVVALVYAGRIKKARQWCDRYLREWAASAPAAWRGALSAIRADIALREGDLGAASKHARKALDLVDFDTWGVGLPDPLGKLILAATWSGDLQTATHLISRPVRQEAFQTRFGLVYVHAQVHYNLALRQPEVALRKALACGRLMQDWDLDHSSLVPWRTDAAEAYLQLGELDRAKELAQEQLRRAGATDARSRAIALRVVASTIEPSSRLPLLTRAADLLRACGDRLELARVLADRGIARWALHEADRGTADLADARRLALECGAMPLVSALDPLVEKENAVEETPVVSPGVSLLAPRRDARASRKNLESLTKAELRVVELAAARHSNREISRKLRITVSTVEQHLTNAFRKLGVRRRTDLWTFFHVDALRKPPGDHGSASGNAV from the coding sequence ATGCTGATCGAACGGGACACGGAGAGCGAGGAACTCGCCGACGCCCTCTCCGCGGCCGCGGACGGCACCGGCGGAATGGTCCTCGTGACAGGTCCCGTCGGAAGCGGGAAGACCGAGTTCCTGTCCGCGTTCGCCGGACACGCCGTACGTGCGGGAGCCGTGGCCGTGCGCGCCACGGGCTCGGCGGCGGAGCGGAACGTCCCGCTCGCGGTCATTCACCAGCTCACCTCTGATATACCGTCCGACAAGGCGGCGGCGATCGGTCTCCGGCGGCTGCTCAGTACGGCCCGGGACGGCGTCCATGACCTCACCTTCTCCCGGACGGGCGCGATCACACCACCGGCGGCGAACCTCTTCATCGACGTGTGGGAGCACATCCTGCGTCTGGCCGACCAGACGCCGTTGGTCATTCAGGTCGACGATGTCCAGCACATCGACGACGCCTCTCTGCACTGCCTGCTGTTTTGTGCCCGCCGGCTCTCGTCGGCCCGGGTCCTGCTCGTCCTTGCCGACAGCGGCCAGTCCCGGCAGCTCTCCACGATGTTGCAGGCGGAGGCCGCGCACCTTCCGAACTACCGAAGCCTGCGGCTCGCCCCGCTGACGCCGCGCGGGACGGCACGCGTACTGTCGCGACATCTCGGCGTGCCCGCGCCCCCCAGGCTGGTCGCAGCCTGCCACGCGCTCACCGGCGGAAACGTTTCCCTCGTCCGCGCGATCGCGGCGGATTGTGCGAACGCGCGCGGACGCCCGGCGGACGAACCGGTGATCGGTGCCGCCTTCCGCTCCACCGTGCACGCGAACGTCCGTCGCTGCGGGGATGCCACCGTCCAGGTGGCGGCCCTGCTCGCGGTGCTCGGTGGTCTGGCGACACGACGGCTGCTGACCAAGGCTCTCGCTGCGGACCCGATGGCGATCGCGCAGGACCTCGACACGCTCGAGGCGATGGGCCTGACCGAGGGCGAGCGCATACGGCGGCCCGCCGTAGGCGCGGCGGTGCTGGAGAGTTTCTCCGCCGAGACGCGGGCGGGCCTGCACCGGCAGGCTGCCGTGCTGTTACACGACGTCGGCGGCCCCGCGACGGTCATCGCGGACCACCTGCTCGCCGCCGGCTCCATCGACGCATCGTGGGCGGGCGGCATCCTGGAAGAGGCCGCCGATGCCGCTCTGGACGCGGGTGATCACCATCGGGCGATCGAGTTCCTCCGCCTGGCCGCACAGCGTCACGGCGCCGGGGGGCGTCAGTACGAGATCATCGCCAAGGTCATGCTGATCGAGCGGCAGCATGATCCGCGCTCCGCGATCAGGCACCTGCCGACACTGGTCGATGCCCACCGGCTGGGACGCCTGGGCGACCGGACCGCACTGGAACTGGTCGACGCGCTCACGTGGGACGGGCAGTACGCATCGGCGTCGAAGATCCTCCGGCAGATGACGGCGCCGGGGACGCGGCACGATCCCGAAACCGTCTCCTGGCTCCATGTCACCCGGTACCGTGCGCGGCACACGTTTCCGGTACTGCGGCAGAGTCTTCGAGAGGTACAGGAAACGGACGTCCGACACGTCTCGACCGCGGAGCGCGCCGCCGCGGCGCTCACGCGGGTGCTGGCCCGGGACAACGAGGCCGAGGCCGCCGACCAGGCCGAGTTGATCCTCACGATGCCGCCCGTGGCCGACTACACGACGAGTGCGATCAAGATGGCCGTGGTCGCGCTCGTCTACGCCGGCCGGATCAAGAAGGCGCGGCAGTGGTGCGACCGGTACCTGCGCGAGTGGGCGGCGAGCGCACCGGCCGCCTGGCGGGGAGCGCTCTCGGCTATCCGCGCGGACATCGCGCTGCGGGAAGGCGATCTCGGCGCCGCGTCCAAGCACGCCAGGAAAGCACTCGACCTGGTGGACTTCGACACCTGGGGGGTGGGCCTGCCCGATCCGCTGGGCAAGCTCATTCTCGCCGCGACCTGGTCGGGAGACCTCCAGACCGCGACCCATCTGATCAGCCGTCCAGTGCGCCAGGAGGCATTCCAGACGCGTTTCGGCCTTGTCTACGTCCACGCGCAGGTGCATTACAACCTGGCCCTGAGGCAGCCGGAGGTCGCCTTGCGGAAAGCCCTGGCCTGCGGTCGGCTGATGCAGGACTGGGACCTCGACCATTCGTCGCTCGTTCCCTGGCGCACCGACGCCGCCGAGGCATATCTCCAGTTGGGCGAGCTGGATCGCGCCAAAGAACTGGCCCAGGAGCAGTTGCGCCGGGCCGGCGCGACCGATGCCCGGTCCCGTGCCATCGCGCTCCGCGTCGTCGCCTCGACCATCGAACCGTCCAGCAGGCTTCCCCTCCTGACGCGCGCGGCCGACCTGCTGCGCGCCTGTGGCGACCGGCTCGAACTGGCCCGTGTCCTGGCCGACCGGGGGATCGCCCGCTGGGCGCTGCACGAGGCCGATCGCGGCACGGCCGATCTGGCCGACGCCCGTCGCCTGGCCCTGGAGTGCGGCGCGATGCCGCTCGTCTCGGCGCTGGATCCCCTGGTCGAGAAGGAGAACGCGGTCGAGGAGACCCCGGTCGTGTCGCCCGGCGTCTCGCTTCTCGCCCCCCGGCGGGACGCCAGGGCATCGAGGAAGAACCTGGAGTCGCTCACGAAAGCCGAACTGCGGGTCGTGGAACTGGCCGCGGCCCGGCATTCCAACCGTGAGATCTCCAGAAAACTGAGAATCACGGTCAGTACCGTCGAGCAGCACCTCACGAACGCTTTCCGCAAGCTGGGGGTTCGTCGCAGGACCGACCTGTGGACGTTCTTCCATGTCGATGCGCTGCGCAAGCCCCCGGGAGATCACGGCTCCGCTTCCGGTAACGCGGTCTGA
- a CDS encoding AfsR/SARP family transcriptional regulator, producing the protein MEEHRRITVLGPLTLSTLNRVNAAPSAPKERKILVLLLLNHEQTVPVSVLIDELWGEAPPKSARTALQTHVMNVRRGLTEKFGLSSETVRRQVLTTSNDGYSINFGSVFFDLREYLRLIREGQNSVAAGNHHRSVELFQTAEALWQGPVLSDVEHGMPLRAEVTRLEQLRLASQETCIESELRLGRHRELIAELSRLTLQNPYHERLHEYLMLALHRAGRRVQALEVFHRLRKAMMDEVGLVPSGRVQRLQEEILHARDGGELSLANG; encoded by the coding sequence GTGGAAGAACACCGGAGGATCACCGTTCTCGGGCCGCTCACCCTGTCCACTCTCAACAGGGTCAACGCCGCTCCGAGCGCTCCCAAGGAACGCAAGATACTCGTCCTCCTGCTCCTCAATCACGAGCAGACGGTACCGGTGTCGGTACTGATCGACGAGCTGTGGGGAGAAGCTCCCCCCAAGTCCGCTCGAACCGCGCTCCAGACCCATGTCATGAACGTCCGGCGCGGCCTCACCGAGAAGTTCGGCCTGTCCAGCGAAACAGTGCGAAGGCAGGTGCTCACAACGAGCAACGATGGATATTCGATAAACTTCGGCTCGGTTTTCTTCGACCTCAGGGAGTATCTCCGCCTCATTCGAGAAGGACAAAACTCCGTCGCCGCCGGGAACCACCACCGATCGGTGGAACTCTTCCAGACGGCCGAAGCTCTGTGGCAGGGGCCCGTCCTCTCCGACGTCGAACACGGGATGCCGCTGCGCGCCGAGGTCACCCGTCTTGAGCAGCTGCGGCTGGCGAGCCAGGAAACGTGCATCGAGAGCGAGCTGCGCCTCGGGCGCCACCGGGAACTGATAGCGGAGTTGTCGCGGCTCACGCTGCAGAACCCCTATCACGAACGGTTGCACGAGTACCTGATGCTCGCCCTCCATCGGGCGGGCAGGCGCGTGCAGGCGCTGGAGGTGTTCCACCGGCTGCGCAAGGCGATGATGGACGAGGTCGGCCTCGTGCCCTCCGGACGGGTCCAGAGGCTCCAGGAGGAGATCCTGCACGCCCGCGACGGCGGCGAACTCTCCCTGGCGAATGGATGA
- a CDS encoding carbonic anhydrase — protein MTGDLSASRPSSQRWWAPWSNRKRRTPADLDAPGVSPSDVLLDGVRDYHGTMAPLVRPIMAELAFAQKPQHLFITCVDSRVVPNIITASGPGDLFINRNVGNLVPRSGSRTPDDSVAATVEYAVNVLGIRTITVCGHSNCGAMAALLAGGTEVEHLRSLTHWLRHGHRSLARFLDEGPDERAPLARLCQINVEQQLDNLLTYPWLRTMVDAGDVELVGLYLDLESAEVSALNRETREFAPVAGTPPQEPVPAP, from the coding sequence GTGACAGGTGATTTGTCTGCATCGCGTCCTTCGTCCCAGCGCTGGTGGGCCCCCTGGTCCAACCGGAAGCGCCGGACCCCGGCCGACCTCGACGCCCCCGGGGTCTCGCCGAGCGACGTGCTGCTCGACGGCGTCCGCGACTACCACGGCACGATGGCGCCGCTCGTCCGGCCGATCATGGCCGAGCTGGCGTTCGCGCAGAAGCCCCAGCACCTCTTCATCACCTGCGTGGACTCGCGCGTGGTGCCCAACATCATCACCGCGAGCGGTCCCGGCGACCTGTTCATCAACCGCAACGTCGGGAACCTGGTGCCGCGCTCCGGCTCCCGGACGCCGGACGACTCGGTGGCCGCGACCGTCGAGTACGCGGTGAACGTCCTCGGCATCCGCACCATCACCGTCTGCGGCCACTCCAACTGCGGCGCGATGGCCGCCCTGCTCGCGGGCGGCACCGAGGTCGAGCACCTGCGCTCGCTGACGCACTGGCTGCGCCACGGGCACCGCAGCCTCGCCCGTTTCCTGGACGAGGGCCCCGACGAACGCGCGCCGCTGGCCCGCCTCTGTCAGATCAACGTGGAACAGCAGCTCGACAACCTGCTCACCTACCCGTGGCTGCGGACGATGGTGGACGCCGGGGACGTCGAGTTGGTCGGCCTCTACCTGGACCTGGAGTCCGCCGAGGTCAGCGCCCTGAACCGCGAGACGCGCGAGTTCGCCCCGGTGGCGGGCACGCCGCCCCAGGAACCCGTCCCGGCCCCCTGA
- a CDS encoding dTDP-4-dehydrorhamnose 3,5-epimerase family protein: MEPLSLDGAHLISPVPHPDERGELYQIFDSGELRAAVGHAMRVSQANCLVSRRGAIRGIHFAEVPPGQAKYVMCPSGSVLDVIVDLRVGSPTFGHWESVVLDDARPRCVYVAEGLGHALMALSERAAVVYLCSRPYTPEREHAVNPMDDSIGIDWPADIQPILSERDRGAPTLAEAERAGVLPTYAACQAFASALRAT, from the coding sequence ATGGAGCCCCTGTCGCTGGACGGCGCCCATCTGATCAGTCCCGTGCCGCACCCCGACGAGAGAGGCGAGCTTTACCAGATCTTCGACTCCGGCGAGCTCCGGGCCGCCGTCGGGCACGCGATGCGGGTCAGCCAGGCCAACTGCCTGGTGTCCCGGCGCGGCGCGATCCGCGGGATCCATTTCGCCGAAGTCCCACCCGGTCAGGCCAAATACGTCATGTGCCCGTCCGGTTCGGTCCTCGACGTCATCGTCGACCTGCGCGTCGGATCGCCGACGTTCGGCCATTGGGAGAGCGTGGTCCTTGACGACGCGCGTCCGCGCTGCGTCTACGTGGCCGAGGGTCTCGGCCACGCCCTGATGGCCCTGTCGGAACGGGCCGCCGTCGTTTACCTGTGCTCCCGTCCGTACACGCCGGAACGGGAGCACGCCGTCAACCCGATGGACGACTCGATAGGAATCGACTGGCCCGCCGATATTCAACCGATCCTTTCGGAACGGGACCGCGGGGCGCCGACCCTGGCCGAGGCCGAGCGGGCGGGCGTGCTGCCGACGTACGCGGCCTGCCAGGCGTTCGCCTCGGCGTTGCGGGCCACCTGA
- a CDS encoding NADP-dependent oxidoreductase — MTRTYRAVQFSEYGEPDVLRTVELDVPPPGPGQVRVSVRAAGVNPMDWKLRSGAMAQFMPVDLPAVPGGEVAGVVDAVGPGVTGHAVGDEVLGSIGTGGYAALALAPAEMLVRKPASIPWETAAALPVAGSTSLYLLELLGLSRGDTLLVDGAAGGVGTFAVQAARHQGLNVIGTASARNHDYLRSLGVVPVAYGEKLAERVREVAPDGIAGALDLAGAGSLAELLDLTGSADRVLTIADASAAESGVRFVAAPAEEISRLLGAAAELVADGHVTLTVSHAYPLAEAADAHRESQTGHARGKLVVLPG; from the coding sequence ATGACACGTACTTATCGGGCCGTCCAGTTTTCCGAGTATGGAGAGCCGGACGTGCTCCGGACGGTGGAACTGGACGTCCCGCCCCCCGGCCCCGGCCAGGTGCGGGTCTCGGTGCGTGCGGCGGGCGTGAACCCGATGGACTGGAAACTGCGCAGCGGTGCGATGGCGCAGTTCATGCCCGTCGACCTGCCGGCGGTACCCGGCGGCGAGGTCGCCGGCGTGGTGGACGCGGTCGGCCCGGGCGTGACAGGTCACGCGGTCGGTGACGAGGTGCTCGGCTCGATCGGCACCGGCGGGTACGCCGCACTGGCCCTCGCCCCCGCCGAGATGCTGGTGCGCAAGCCCGCCTCGATCCCCTGGGAGACCGCTGCCGCGCTGCCGGTGGCCGGGTCGACGTCCCTGTACCTGCTCGAACTGCTCGGGCTGTCGCGTGGGGACACTCTCCTCGTGGACGGGGCGGCCGGCGGCGTCGGCACGTTCGCCGTCCAGGCCGCGCGGCACCAGGGCCTGAACGTGATCGGGACCGCGTCCGCCCGGAACCATGACTACCTGCGTTCGCTGGGCGTCGTGCCGGTGGCCTACGGCGAGAAGCTGGCCGAGCGGGTCCGGGAGGTCGCGCCCGACGGGATCGCCGGCGCGCTGGACCTCGCCGGGGCGGGCAGCCTGGCCGAGCTCCTCGACCTGACGGGGAGCGCCGACCGGGTGCTCACGATCGCCGACGCGAGCGCGGCGGAATCGGGCGTCCGATTCGTCGCCGCCCCCGCCGAAGAGATCTCCCGGCTGCTCGGCGCGGCGGCGGAACTGGTGGCGGACGGCCACGTCACCCTCACCGTCAGCCACGCCTACCCGCTGGCCGAGGCGGCCGACGCGCACCGGGAGAGCCAGACCGGTCACGCCCGCGGCAAGCTCGTCGTGCTGCCGGGCTGA